In Brevibacillus brevis, a genomic segment contains:
- a CDS encoding helix-turn-helix domain-containing protein — MSLQPNYFQQYQHADIDELADVIGELLQNPITIEDADHKLIAYSSHGESTDQARWSTIMGRRVPEKVLTRLWKDGVFQALLTQDDPVHIPAKDEIGLGNRVAIAIRRNNDVMGYIWAQEVNRPISQDDDEILRQAAKAAVSRLMQRQGKRKAEEQRRKEFLWELLLGNHNSETAIRQKAESLQMALPASYLICIVEAAGARLDQYLYPLLMRDKLYWVVDGPQIILLIGMSEAKKEQGDVLLRKVEHFLADSLEKLETHVSEGQVTAGYGLGYKSYTDIVKSYREALHAVKVKKLFPRETSGIHGYHELGIYRYLLQVKQWEEEQGYHSERIEKLRQYDKDNQTAMLETLETFLDAAGKVNVTAQQLHVHINTLSYRLRRIEEIIRVDLENMNQRAALYLELKMEKLNGEQ, encoded by the coding sequence GTGTCTCTTCAACCAAACTATTTTCAACAGTACCAGCATGCCGATATCGATGAATTGGCCGATGTGATCGGGGAGCTTTTGCAAAATCCCATCACCATCGAGGATGCCGACCACAAGCTGATCGCGTACAGCTCGCACGGAGAGAGCACCGATCAGGCGAGGTGGTCGACGATCATGGGACGGAGAGTGCCGGAGAAAGTATTGACCCGCCTGTGGAAGGACGGGGTGTTTCAGGCGCTGCTGACGCAGGACGACCCTGTCCATATCCCGGCGAAGGACGAAATCGGGCTGGGCAATCGGGTAGCCATCGCGATCCGCCGCAACAACGACGTCATGGGGTATATTTGGGCACAGGAAGTGAATCGTCCTATCTCGCAGGACGACGATGAGATCCTGCGCCAGGCTGCAAAGGCGGCGGTGTCCCGGCTCATGCAGCGCCAGGGCAAGCGGAAGGCGGAGGAGCAGCGGCGCAAGGAGTTTTTGTGGGAGCTTCTTCTGGGCAATCACAACAGTGAGACCGCCATCCGGCAAAAGGCCGAGAGCCTGCAGATGGCATTGCCGGCTTCCTACCTGATTTGCATCGTCGAAGCGGCTGGCGCGCGTCTCGATCAATATCTGTATCCGTTGCTCATGCGCGACAAGCTCTACTGGGTCGTGGACGGTCCCCAGATTATCCTCTTGATCGGGATGTCCGAAGCGAAGAAGGAGCAGGGAGATGTGCTGCTCCGCAAAGTGGAGCATTTTCTCGCCGACTCGCTGGAAAAGCTGGAGACGCACGTCAGCGAGGGGCAAGTCACGGCAGGCTACGGGCTCGGGTACAAGTCCTACACGGATATTGTGAAAAGCTACCGAGAAGCGCTGCACGCCGTCAAGGTAAAGAAGCTCTTTCCCCGCGAAACCTCCGGCATACACGGGTATCACGAGCTGGGGATCTACCGCTATTTGCTGCAAGTGAAGCAGTGGGAAGAGGAGCAGGGATACCATAGCGAGCGGATCGAAAAGCTGCGGCAGTACGACAAGGACAACCAGACCGCCATGCTGGAGACGCTGGAGACGTTTTTGGATGCGGCGGGGAAGGTCAACGTGACAGCGCAGCAGCTCCACGTCCACATCAACACGCTCAGCTACCGGCTGCGGAGGATCGAGGAAATCATCCGGGTCGACTTGGAAAATATGAATCAACGCGCAGCCCTCTACCTGGAGCTGAAAATGGAAAAACTGAACGGCGAACAATAG
- a CDS encoding XRE family transcriptional regulator has protein sequence MESNLGKLIKALRVGKKMTLKQISEKTELSISFLSQVERGKSSITLESLKKISEALDVSPSYFFSEEPAAAKTRLHRGSRVSPRKQEPPFVFEDLSGDLANPLMEPILVTLLPHDEKGTPFVHKGQEFVYVLEGVLTLLLGDEEIDLYPGDSIHMESSTPHNWFNRTSEQVRFLCVNCLPKA, from the coding sequence ATGGAATCCAACTTAGGAAAACTGATCAAAGCGCTGCGAGTGGGCAAAAAAATGACACTCAAGCAAATATCTGAAAAAACAGAACTCTCCATAAGCTTCCTTTCCCAGGTAGAACGGGGAAAGTCATCGATAACGCTCGAGTCCTTGAAAAAAATTTCCGAGGCGCTGGATGTCAGCCCGAGCTACTTTTTCTCGGAGGAGCCGGCAGCGGCCAAGACGAGACTGCACAGGGGAAGCCGCGTCTCTCCGCGCAAGCAAGAGCCCCCCTTTGTCTTCGAAGACTTGTCTGGCGATCTCGCCAATCCGTTGATGGAGCCGATTCTGGTGACCCTGCTGCCGCATGACGAGAAAGGCACGCCTTTCGTCCACAAGGGGCAGGAATTCGTGTATGTGCTGGAAGGGGTCCTCACCCTGCTGCTGGGAGACGAAGAGATCGATTTATATCCCGGCGACAGCATCCACATGGAATCCTCTACCCCTCACAATTGGTTCAACCGGACGAGCGAGCAGGTCAGATTTCTCTGCGTCAATTGTTTGCCCAAGGCATGA
- a CDS encoding ornithine cyclodeaminase family protein, with the protein MLVLTREDIQRIYTMKDCLRDVEKVFRDHVEGHVVTPVRTAIDHPKYGATSLYMPSYLESDDYVGVKVISIFPENHAHGIKALQSVILLTEAKTGQHVAMMDASLLTVMRTGASSGVATKYLAKEDAASCAVLGCGAQSLGQIQAVMEVRNLTDIILYNRTRAKADELRETLLGLYPHWSGEIRVEEDPNEAVESADIVICSTKATAPLFDGNRLRPGTHINAIGAFLPHMQEVDLTTLLRSSKVVVDTEEGALHEAGDLLIPVSRGEWSFDALHGELGEIVTGSKAGREHADEITLYKSVGIAYLDTAVAKAVYERALEAGVGVRIEL; encoded by the coding sequence ATGCTTGTTTTGACCCGGGAGGACATCCAGCGGATCTACACGATGAAAGATTGCTTGCGGGATGTAGAGAAAGTATTCCGCGATCATGTGGAGGGACACGTCGTGACGCCTGTGCGCACGGCGATCGATCATCCCAAATACGGGGCGACCAGCTTGTACATGCCATCGTATCTGGAGTCCGACGACTACGTCGGGGTAAAGGTGATCAGCATTTTTCCCGAGAACCACGCCCATGGCATCAAGGCATTGCAAAGCGTCATTCTGCTGACTGAGGCAAAAACCGGCCAGCACGTCGCCATGATGGATGCAAGCCTGCTCACCGTCATGCGTACGGGAGCGAGCAGCGGGGTCGCCACCAAGTACCTGGCGAAGGAAGATGCCGCGAGCTGCGCCGTCCTGGGATGCGGTGCGCAGTCCCTCGGGCAGATCCAGGCGGTGATGGAGGTGCGCAATCTGACGGACATCATCCTGTACAACCGGACGCGTGCCAAGGCGGACGAGCTGAGAGAAACGCTGCTCGGCCTATACCCCCACTGGAGCGGAGAGATCCGGGTGGAAGAAGATCCGAACGAGGCGGTCGAAAGCGCCGATATCGTGATCTGCAGCACCAAGGCAACCGCGCCGCTGTTTGACGGCAACCGTTTGCGTCCAGGAACGCATATCAACGCGATCGGCGCCTTCCTCCCCCATATGCAGGAGGTCGATCTGACGACGCTGCTCCGCAGCAGCAAGGTGGTAGTCGATACGGAAGAAGGCGCCCTGCACGAAGCGGGCGATCTCTTGATCCCTGTCAGCCGCGGGGAATGGAGCTTTGATGCCCTGCACGGAGAGCTGGGGGAAATCGTGACGGGGTCGAAAGCTGGACGGGAGCATGCCGACGAGATCACGCTGTACAAGTCCGTGGGGATCGCCTACCTGGATACGGCTGTGGCGAAGGCGGTTTATGAGCGGGCCTTGGAGGCTGGAGTCGGGGTCAGGATTGAGCTGTAG
- a CDS encoding response regulator, producing MARVLIVDDAAFTRRMLTDMVGGQHEICGEASNGLEAIEKYKELKPDIVTMDITMPEMHGIDAMQKILDYDGNAKVLICSAIGHRAKVLEAMKKGASDFVVKPFQKEQILDAITRLL from the coding sequence ATGGCCCGAGTGCTGATTGTTGATGATGCTGCCTTCACGAGACGCATGCTGACTGACATGGTAGGAGGACAACACGAAATCTGCGGAGAGGCCAGCAACGGTTTGGAGGCAATTGAAAAATACAAAGAACTGAAGCCCGACATCGTCACGATGGACATCACTATGCCCGAAATGCACGGAATTGACGCGATGCAGAAAATACTCGACTACGACGGCAATGCCAAGGTGCTGATCTGTTCGGCCATCGGCCACCGCGCCAAAGTCCTGGAAGCCATGAAAAAAGGCGCCAGCGACTTCGTAGTCAAGCCGTTTCAAAAGGAACAGATCCTGGACGCCATCACGAGGCTTTTGTAA
- a CDS encoding BMP family ABC transporter substrate-binding protein translates to MPKWQPFPALFAGLVVGLLLLITSQFLISMSYLHSINERGQSANKLRVALLLEGPTYDQGWNSSALESLNELQKRYGFSLEVANNLKPDQITATAAKYASNDYDLILGHGVIFSDPFTQVARFYPNTRFVSFNGEAPFPNQTTIRYDMKPTGYLVGFLAAKMTKSGKVGYVYVDKPPELAQIEGFRDGVKKVSPRTRVVVGKVPDFNDIATAVRVTREMIAAGVDVIYTTGDSFNLDVITEAQRSKVYSIGYIADQRYIAPDYVLASMMQDVRQCYRIIMEQYTRGSLPSGKVMYGLAEGVNKFSPFGPMVPQKIREEIDRELKLVLESPVSHGG, encoded by the coding sequence ATGCCCAAATGGCAACCATTCCCCGCCCTTTTCGCCGGTTTGGTCGTTGGGTTGCTTCTGCTCATTACGAGTCAATTTCTTATCAGCATGAGTTATCTTCACTCCATCAATGAACGGGGACAATCCGCAAACAAGCTGCGGGTCGCCCTGCTGCTGGAAGGACCGACGTACGACCAAGGCTGGAACAGCAGCGCGCTGGAGAGCTTGAACGAGTTGCAAAAAAGATACGGATTTTCGCTAGAAGTCGCCAACAATCTCAAGCCTGACCAGATCACGGCGACGGCAGCCAAATACGCTTCCAACGATTACGATCTCATCCTGGGCCACGGCGTCATTTTTTCCGATCCGTTTACGCAAGTGGCACGATTTTATCCAAACACCCGCTTCGTCTCGTTCAACGGGGAAGCGCCTTTCCCCAACCAGACGACCATTCGTTACGACATGAAGCCTACTGGCTATCTGGTAGGCTTTTTGGCCGCGAAAATGACGAAGTCCGGCAAGGTCGGATACGTCTACGTGGACAAACCGCCCGAGCTCGCGCAGATCGAGGGCTTCCGCGATGGCGTCAAAAAAGTCTCGCCTCGCACCCGTGTCGTCGTAGGGAAAGTACCGGACTTCAACGACATCGCTACGGCTGTCCGCGTCACACGGGAGATGATTGCCGCTGGCGTGGACGTCATTTACACAACCGGCGACAGCTTCAATCTGGACGTCATTACGGAAGCGCAGCGTTCCAAAGTCTATTCGATCGGATACATCGCCGATCAGCGTTACATCGCGCCGGATTACGTCCTGGCTTCCATGATGCAGGACGTCCGGCAGTGCTACCGGATCATCATGGAGCAGTATACCCGGGGCAGCTTGCCCAGCGGAAAGGTCATGTACGGCCTCGCCGAGGGCGTCAACAAGTTCAGTCCCTTTGGTCCGATGGTTCCACAGAAGATTCGCGAAGAAATAGACAGGGAGCTGAAGCTGGTTCTCGAGTCCCCTGTCTCGCATGGAGGATAG
- a CDS encoding ATP-binding protein, translated as MSVFSRLGFQKKMMLSYLVMMLLIGCVTTLFSYQMTKVTSEEMHLTQNILPQTSALLEVKNQIYTKTYALKMYTLTRQQSYLDDYYTNLIDTSRFDGIRQTEENTGFFSIVETISKLDFLFLNKINPLLKADNVPAVSYVLTHEVQPLIDQLERDLSFTLNQLEYKTNKEFQNTNESIKVSLILTYTVSIASILFGLFCTFYFRNLLLRPIQSLMEQVREVSKGTFGQQIVYQQLDEFSELAGEFNKMSRNIATLFAQDQEQRQVLIEERNLREQILNSLPVGIITCPHSTASVHVNQLAKHLVKLGENGFPATKDSSILWEGEGEAPWFVNRKMTLLKQDGTPFTALVSYIPLHNHDQSSETGWMVAFLDITEQEQVQEYLNQSEKLALVGQLAAGAAHEIRNPLAVIYGFIQLLQQQMTEQERERHYLPLILQEIERVNQIVTELLMLSKPSMPNYREVRLTDVLYSILPLMKAEALLHGIEIVDRCDQEIRLHVDVEQLKQILLNLMKNSIEAMKEGGILTVESRLDERAVHLHVRDTGEGISPEYLVRIFDPFFSLKEEGTGLGLPISRRMVENHGGDLQVHSKLGEGTEIIISLPLQPSMP; from the coding sequence ATGTCTGTCTTTTCCCGTCTCGGTTTCCAGAAAAAAATGATGCTCAGCTATCTCGTGATGATGCTCTTGATCGGCTGCGTGACTACCTTGTTCAGCTACCAAATGACAAAAGTCACCTCCGAAGAAATGCACCTCACGCAGAATATACTGCCCCAGACCAGCGCGCTGCTGGAGGTCAAAAACCAGATCTACACGAAGACCTACGCGCTCAAGATGTACACGCTCACACGCCAGCAGTCCTACCTCGATGATTACTACACCAATCTCATCGACACTTCTCGCTTCGATGGCATCCGCCAAACGGAAGAAAACACCGGTTTTTTTTCCATTGTGGAAACCATCTCGAAGCTGGATTTTTTGTTTCTGAATAAAATCAACCCGCTCCTGAAGGCGGACAACGTCCCGGCCGTCAGCTACGTGCTTACTCATGAGGTCCAGCCGCTCATCGACCAGCTGGAGAGGGACCTGTCATTCACCCTGAATCAGTTGGAGTACAAGACCAACAAAGAGTTTCAAAACACCAACGAAAGCATCAAAGTGTCCCTCATCCTGACCTACACCGTATCGATCGCATCCATTCTATTCGGCTTGTTCTGCACCTTTTACTTCCGCAACCTGCTGCTGCGCCCGATCCAGTCGTTGATGGAGCAAGTGCGGGAAGTATCCAAAGGGACGTTTGGCCAGCAAATCGTCTACCAGCAGCTCGACGAGTTTTCGGAGCTCGCTGGAGAATTCAACAAAATGTCCCGCAACATCGCCACCTTGTTTGCCCAGGATCAGGAACAGCGCCAGGTGCTGATCGAGGAGCGCAACCTCCGGGAGCAAATCCTCAACTCGTTGCCGGTCGGCATCATTACCTGTCCGCACAGCACTGCCAGCGTCCACGTGAATCAGCTCGCAAAGCATCTCGTCAAGCTGGGGGAAAACGGGTTTCCCGCAACCAAAGACTCGTCGATCTTATGGGAAGGAGAAGGCGAAGCTCCGTGGTTTGTCAACCGGAAGATGACGTTGCTCAAGCAGGACGGAACTCCGTTTACCGCATTGGTCTCCTACATCCCTCTGCACAACCATGATCAAAGCAGCGAGACCGGATGGATGGTCGCTTTCCTGGACATCACGGAGCAAGAGCAAGTCCAGGAGTACCTCAACCAGTCGGAAAAACTGGCGCTGGTCGGGCAGCTCGCAGCCGGAGCTGCGCACGAGATCCGCAACCCGCTGGCGGTCATCTACGGATTCATCCAGCTTTTGCAGCAGCAGATGACCGAACAGGAACGGGAACGCCACTATCTGCCGCTGATTTTGCAAGAAATCGAACGGGTCAATCAGATCGTCACGGAGCTTTTGATGCTGTCCAAGCCATCCATGCCGAACTATCGGGAGGTCCGCCTGACAGACGTCCTCTACTCGATTCTTCCGTTGATGAAAGCGGAGGCGCTCCTGCACGGCATCGAGATCGTCGACCGCTGCGACCAGGAAATTCGTCTGCACGTAGATGTGGAGCAGCTGAAGCAAATTTTGCTCAACCTGATGAAAAACAGCATCGAAGCCATGAAAGAAGGCGGCATTCTCACAGTGGAGAGCCGCCTGGACGAACGTGCCGTTCACTTGCACGTCCGGGACACGGGCGAAGGCATTTCGCCTGAATACCTCGTCCGCATTTTTGATCCGTTCTTTTCGTTGAAAGAGGAGGGAACCGGCTTGGGACTGCCGATTTCCCGCAGAATGGTGGAAAACCACGGAGGCGACTTGCAAGTACACAGCAAGCTGGGAGAGGGAACGGAAATCATCATCTCCCTTCCCCTGCAGCCGAGCATGCCCTGA
- a CDS encoding prolyl oligopeptidase family serine peptidase, whose protein sequence is MKMTPEASVVPGVSLFTVSYDSQGLLVKALLAVPTSTGESQERLPALLYCRGGIRGVGKVSPERISQMAAFGYVVLAPHYRGNEGGEGRDEFGGADRNDVFSAYELLRQMPQVDPQRISVYGFSRGGIMALFAAMECEGVLAAVVWGGVSDLFLTYEERVDLRRMLRRIVGHPRKQEEAYRQRTPLYRLGEISCPVLIIHGTADQNVGVEHARRLAHALREAGKPYDMWLEEGASHLFQGADMETYTRRMFAWLDEKGRERLHSALTR, encoded by the coding sequence ATGAAGATGACTCCGGAAGCATCAGTCGTTCCAGGCGTCTCGCTGTTTACCGTCAGCTACGACAGCCAAGGCCTGCTCGTCAAAGCCCTTCTCGCCGTGCCGACATCGACTGGGGAGAGCCAGGAGAGACTTCCTGCGCTTCTCTATTGCCGCGGTGGGATTCGCGGCGTCGGAAAAGTGAGTCCGGAGAGGATCAGCCAGATGGCCGCATTCGGCTATGTCGTGCTGGCTCCCCATTATCGGGGAAACGAAGGCGGAGAAGGGCGGGATGAATTTGGCGGAGCAGATCGGAACGATGTGTTTTCCGCTTACGAGCTTCTGCGGCAAATGCCGCAGGTCGACCCGCAGCGCATCAGCGTGTACGGCTTTTCCCGCGGGGGCATCATGGCGCTTTTTGCTGCCATGGAGTGCGAGGGAGTGCTCGCGGCTGTGGTGTGGGGAGGCGTGAGTGATCTCTTCTTGACCTATGAAGAACGTGTAGATTTGCGGCGCATGCTCCGCCGCATCGTCGGGCATCCCCGGAAGCAAGAGGAGGCCTACCGGCAGCGGACGCCGCTGTACCGTCTCGGCGAGATATCGTGCCCCGTCCTGATTATTCACGGAACGGCGGACCAAAATGTCGGGGTGGAGCATGCCCGCAGGCTGGCTCATGCGCTGCGGGAAGCGGGGAAACCCTACGACATGTGGCTGGAGGAAGGGGCCAGCCATTTGTTTCAAGGAGCGGACATGGAGACGTACACGCGCCGGATGTTCGCCTGGCTCGATGAGAAAGGCCGGGAGCGTCTGCACAGCGCGTTGACCCGTTAG
- a CDS encoding LysR family transcriptional regulator: MELVYLHTFREVARWGSFTRAAEELGYAQPTVTAQMQKLEQSYGAPLFERFGRKLRLTQAGEALLPYARELIRLYGESKDVVKRQMSGPVRIGTIDTLAAYFLPRHLQSFRQQFSEVDLLLQTGSEAAILQQIKDGLLDVGFIFDRFCTEDEVIARVVRKEELVVVLPPVHRLASASVIRAMDLQGESLIVTEEGCTYRRMLLEALRDAGTGYRIACQFSNPEAIKQCVRSGLGVALLPRMAVEKEVVDGDISAVPFDTARAPFFIQVVYHQKKWLSQGMQAWIESIAGEGGQIE, encoded by the coding sequence ATGGAGCTGGTCTACCTGCATACGTTTCGCGAAGTTGCCAGATGGGGCAGCTTTACACGGGCGGCGGAAGAGCTGGGATATGCACAGCCGACGGTGACGGCGCAGATGCAAAAGCTGGAGCAATCGTACGGGGCGCCGTTGTTCGAACGTTTCGGGAGAAAGCTGCGCTTGACGCAAGCCGGGGAAGCCCTGCTGCCGTATGCCCGCGAATTGATCCGCCTCTATGGGGAATCTAAAGATGTCGTGAAGCGGCAAATGAGCGGTCCTGTCCGCATCGGCACGATTGATACTTTGGCTGCGTATTTCCTGCCCCGGCATTTGCAATCGTTTCGCCAGCAGTTCTCCGAGGTCGATTTGCTCCTGCAGACGGGAAGCGAGGCCGCCATCTTGCAGCAAATCAAAGACGGGCTGCTGGATGTCGGATTTATTTTCGACCGGTTTTGCACAGAGGACGAGGTAATCGCACGAGTCGTCCGCAAAGAAGAGCTGGTCGTCGTGCTGCCGCCGGTTCATCGTCTGGCGTCCGCTTCGGTAATTCGGGCCATGGACTTGCAGGGCGAGTCGCTGATCGTGACGGAGGAGGGCTGCACATATCGTCGGATGCTGCTCGAAGCGCTTCGTGACGCAGGAACGGGGTATAGAATCGCTTGCCAGTTCAGCAATCCGGAAGCGATCAAGCAATGTGTCCGAAGCGGCTTGGGGGTCGCACTGCTGCCGCGCATGGCCGTTGAAAAGGAGGTAGTGGACGGGGATATTTCTGCCGTGCCGTTTGATACTGCCAGGGCGCCGTTTTTCATTCAGGTGGTCTATCATCAGAAGAAGTGGCTTTCGCAAGGTATGCAAGCCTGGATCGAAAGTATCGCAGGCGAAGGAGGTCAGATCGAATGA
- a CDS encoding rhodanese-like domain-containing protein — protein sequence MSLVLQTPAASPEMATRHFLAKLSVETDVSDVWNDLQNGVTGFQVIDVRSEKAYRECHVPGAISLPHPTISSETTAALDRDRLLVVYCWGPACNGATKGAAKLAALGFSVKEMLGGMEYWRREGHPVEGSLGASAPLIG from the coding sequence ATGTCTCTCGTCTTGCAAACACCCGCCGCCTCTCCGGAGATGGCCACCCGCCATTTTCTCGCCAAACTGTCTGTGGAAACCGATGTCTCCGACGTCTGGAACGACCTGCAAAACGGCGTCACCGGCTTCCAAGTGATCGATGTCCGCAGTGAAAAGGCGTACCGTGAATGCCACGTGCCTGGAGCGATCTCCCTCCCCCATCCGACGATCTCATCCGAGACGACAGCGGCATTGGACCGGGATCGGCTGCTCGTGGTCTATTGCTGGGGCCCGGCATGCAACGGCGCCACCAAAGGGGCGGCCAAGCTCGCAGCCCTCGGCTTTTCTGTCAAGGAAATGCTCGGCGGGATGGAGTACTGGCGGCGGGAAGGACATCCGGTGGAAGGCAGCCTGGGAGCGTCCGCTCCCCTGATCGGCTGA
- a CDS encoding S1 RNA-binding domain-containing protein has translation MAVQVGSIIEGKVTAIKPFGMFVAVSETEQGLVHISQVANGFVKDINDHFTVGAQVKVKVLSIDDAGKISLSVRAALPAPERPEREERRGGGYRGGDRGGNAKRDNAASFEDKLKKWMKHSEENLATINKKNAKRGY, from the coding sequence ATGGCAGTACAAGTGGGAAGCATCATCGAGGGAAAAGTGACAGCGATTAAACCGTTTGGGATGTTCGTAGCAGTCAGCGAAACCGAGCAGGGGCTGGTCCACATTTCCCAAGTAGCAAACGGTTTTGTAAAGGATATCAATGATCACTTTACCGTTGGAGCACAAGTAAAGGTGAAAGTTCTCTCCATTGATGATGCAGGCAAAATCTCGCTTTCGGTTCGCGCCGCACTCCCAGCGCCTGAGCGTCCGGAACGTGAAGAGCGCCGTGGTGGTGGATATCGTGGAGGCGACCGCGGAGGAAATGCAAAACGGGATAACGCAGCTTCCTTCGAGGACAAACTGAAAAAATGGATGAAGCACAGCGAAGAGAACCTTGCGACCATCAACAAAAAGAACGCAAAACGCGGCTACTAA
- a CDS encoding VanZ family protein — translation MRRFRKTIDYILLAAILIGLFLSSSTPYYKQDIRGTLSKVVDENQWGERMADWSISYGGKEVSVEEKGTAGFIEFFLRKATHFSVFALLALVLYRVFRHHQPFAIALPWSLFFSLLVAVLDEWHQTFTPDRTGMVGDVLLDASGSVSMLLVVSIVYLYSRKYVS, via the coding sequence GTGCGCCGATTCCGCAAAACCATCGACTACATCCTGCTCGCCGCCATTCTGATCGGCCTCTTTCTATCATCATCCACCCCGTACTACAAGCAAGACATCCGAGGAACCCTATCGAAAGTGGTCGACGAAAACCAATGGGGCGAGCGCATGGCTGACTGGTCGATCTCTTACGGAGGAAAGGAAGTCAGTGTGGAAGAAAAAGGAACCGCCGGCTTTATCGAGTTTTTCTTGCGCAAGGCCACCCATTTTTCCGTCTTTGCGCTGCTCGCCCTCGTCCTTTACCGAGTGTTTCGCCATCATCAGCCCTTCGCTATCGCCTTGCCCTGGAGCCTCTTTTTCAGCCTGCTGGTCGCCGTCCTCGACGAATGGCACCAGACGTTCACGCCGGATCGCACGGGGATGGTGGGTGATGTGCTGCTAGATGCTTCAGGATCTGTGAGTATGCTGCTGGTGGTATCAATTGTTTACTTGTATTCCAGAAAATACGTGTCATAA